TATCTTCGTCGTTATGCCACCACGAGAACGCCCCCTCGCGGGCAATGGATGGCCTGGCAAAGAGTCCCCCTTTTGCGCCCTGACCCGAGCGGTGAACCTTCACAATCGCTCCGTCAATCATCGCGTATTCCAAGTCTGCGTCTGAAGTCATCTCTTTGAACAGGCAATGAAAAGCGCCCGCTTTGACCCACCGTTGCTGACAGGTGAATGGGACATTCACCGAGAGGGACGGAACCGCTTGAACACGCTGTTCCATTTTCCGAATTCGTCCGGCAACTCACGGTTGCCCATCGTGGCGCCATTGGTTCGAGCCCAATGGGCGACGCGCCCCGGTGCGGACAATCCACAGGACCGCTTCAATGAACAAGCGGGGATCACGCCCGGTTTGTCCCGGATCGGATAACTTCCCAAGGCAATACGGTTCGTATGATGGTCCACTGCGCATCGGTCAAAACTCTTCCGGTCAAGGCTGCTCTCCTCTGTTTGCAACCTTGAAGCAGAACTCAAATGCGTTGGGAATCCTGAACGTCAACAGTCCCTAATCTGATGCTCAGATTTCATGCAAAATGCTCGTAACAGTCCCGGACGGCGGGCGCTTTAGCAGTCATTCATCTACGCTGCGGCGGATGTCTTGTTCGGGCCGATATATCAACTGCTGCAAACTGCGCAGGCGGCCGCGGCGGGCACGAACAAGACATTCGTAACGTGCATCAAGGACTGCACTCCGCGTTCTAGTTTTCGGTGTCCAAATAGTCTTCCATCGGTGGGCATGTGCAGGTCAGGTTCCTGTCACCCCAGACATTGTCTACTCGGTTAACCGACGGCCAATATTTATCAATGCGAAATGCACCGGGGGGAAAGCAAGCCGTTTCTCTAGAATATGGCCTGTCCCAGTCCTTAACGAGATCTTCCATCGTATGCGGTGCATTCTTCAACGGACTGTTTTCAGCATCGACGCTGCCGTTTTCAATGTCTGCGATCTCAGCTCGGATGGCTAACATCGCATCACAAAAACGGTCAAGCTCGGCTTTGGTCTCGGACTCCGTTGGCTCAATCATCAGCGTGCCTGCCACTGGCCAGCTCATTGTCGGCGCGTGGAAGCCGCAATCAATCAGGCGTTTTGCGATATCGTCCACTGTGACGTGGGCGGTCTCGGCAAAAGGACGCGTATCAATGATACACTCATGCGCAACGCGTCCAGTGGGGCCTTTGTAAAGGACGTCAAACGCCCCTTCGAGCCGTTTGGCTATATAGTTGGCGTTGAGGATCGCAACGCGTGTCGCCTGTGTCAGCCCTTCGCCCCCCATCATCAAGCAATATGCCCAGGAAATCGGCAGGAGCGAAGGCGATCCGAAAGCGGCGGCAGAAACAGCGCCCTCACCCGATGTAGGATCGCCCGGAAGATGCGGGATGAGGTGGGTCTTGACTCCAATCGGCCCCATGCCGGGGCCGCCACCGCCGTGAGGAATACAAAACGTCTTGTGCAAGTTCAGATGGCTCACGTCCCCTCCCAGATCACCGGGACGCGACAGTCCGACCATTGCATTCATATTTGCCCCGTCGATGTAAACTTGACCGCCGTGATCATGAACGATCTTGCAGATATCAATCACGGTCTCCTCAAAAACGCCGTGGGTGGAGGGATAAGTGATCATACAGCCAGCAAGGTTGTCGGCATGCATCTGCGCCTTTGCGCGAAAATCATCGACGTCAATGTCGCCATTGAGTGCCGATTTTACCGGGACGACTTGCCAGCCGACCATATGGGCCGAGGCCGGATTGGTGCCATGCGCGGACATCGGGATCAGGCAGATGTTGCGATGCCCTTGACCATTCGCACGGTGATAGCCCGCAATCGACAAGAGGCCTGCATATTCACCTTGCGCACCGGAATTGGGCTGCATCGAGATTGCGTCATACCCTGTCACATCACAAAGCTTCGCAGAAAGATCATCGATCATTTCGATGTAACCTACGGCTTGATCGCGGGGGATATAGGGGTGCAGCAGCGAAAATTCATCCCATGACACCGGCATCATTTCAGCGGCGGAGTTCAGCTTCATCGTGCATGACCCCAGCGGGATCATCGCACGATCAAGTGCGAGGTCGCGGTCCGCAAGACGGCGCATATAGCGCATCATCTCGGTCTCAGCGCGGTTCATATGGAAGACGGGATGGGTCAGGTATTCGGAGGTTCGGATCAGGTTTTCCGGCACATGATAGTGCGGCGTATAATCCTTGTCTTCGCGGTCTATGCCGAATGCACGCCAGACAGCTTCAATCGTTTCGGCACGCGTGCGCTCGTCCAGAGTGATGCCCACTTGTGTCGTGCCGACTGCACGCAAGTTAATACCTTCATCTACTGCTGATTTGAGCACCGCAGCCTGAAGGGGCCCAACCTCAACAGTAATCGTGTCAAAAAATGTCGCAGGACGGACGTCAAAGCCTGCGCTTTTGATCCCCTCAGCCAGTCGTGCTGTCTTGCGATGTATCCGTTGGGCAATCGCCTTAAGCCCTTCGGGTCCATGAAAGACGGCATAGAACCCCGCCATAACAGCCAACAAGGCCTGTGCTGTACAAACGTTCGAAGTCGCCTTTTCACGCCGGATATGCTGTTCGCGGGTTTGCAGCGACAGTCGGTAGGCCCGATTGCCGTGGCTGTCGATGGAGACGCCAACAAGGCGGCCCGGCATGGAGCGTGCGTAGTTTTGCTTGGTCGCCATATAGGCAGCATGAGGCCCCCCATAGCCAACAGGCACACCAAACCTTTGCGTGCTGCCAACCGCAATATCTGCGCCCATCGCCCCTGGCTCCTTGAGCAAGGTCAGCGATAGCGGGTCCGCTGCGACAATGCCGATGGCGTGTGCCTCGTGTAGCTTCGCAATCAGCGGCGTGAAATCGCGCAGATGTCCATATGACCCCGGATACTGAAAGATCGCCCCGAAAACGGTGGCGGCATCCATGTCATCGGGCTTGCCTATAACGATCTCGATCCCCAAAGGCGCGGCGCGCGTTTTCATCACCGCAATGTTCTGCGGATGGCAATTTTCGTCGATGAAAAAGCCTTTAACTTTCGTTTTGGCCACGCGCTGCGCCATTGTCATCGCCTCAGCGCAGGCCGTCGCCTCATCCAGCAAAGATGCGTTTGCGATTTCCAGCCCCGTCAGGTCAGACACCATGGTCTGGAAATTCAAGAGAGCCTCAAGCCTGCCCTGAGAAATCTCGGGTTGATACGGCGTATAGGCCGTGTACCACGCAGGGTTCTCAAAGATATTACGCTGGATCGCAGGCGGCGTGACTGTACCGTGATAGCCCTGCCCGATCAGCGAGGTCAGAACCTTATTTTTGGACGCGGTGGCTTTCATATGGTGGAGGAGTTCGCGCTCTGACATCGGCTTGCCAAAATCAAGCGGCTTGGCCTGTCTGATTTTTGCGGGAAGCGTATCAGAGATGAGCGCCTCCAGATCGTCAGCCTCCACCACTTTCAGCATCTCCGCCATTTCATGAGGCGATGGTCCGATGTGACGCCGATTGGCGAAGTCATAGGGCAGATAGTCGGTGGGGGTGAAGGTCATGTCAGGCTCCGAAATTTCAAGCGATGAAGGCGTTATAGGCAGCTTCGTCCATCAAGCCGTCTATCTGCGATACGTCCGACGGCCTGATCTTGAAAAACCAGCCCGCGCCAGTCGCATCTTCATTTGCGAGTGCGGGGGTGTCTGCCAAATCTGTGTTCACTTCGACTATTTCGCCATCAATAGGGGCCAAGATATCCGAGGCTGCTTTGACGCTTTCGATAACCACCACCTCTTCATTTTTGGCGACTTTGGTACCCACCTCGGGCAGCTCGACAAAAACGATATCGCCCAATTGCGTCGTTGCATGCGCGGTGATGCCAACCACAATAACGTCTGCTTCAGGGCGCAGCCATTCATGCTCTTCAGTATATTTCATGTGTTTTCTCCGTGTGTTAGCGTTTGAAGTTTGCAGGTGTGAAGGGAAGCGATGTAATCGTCAGCGGCAGGCGTTTTCCGCGCAGCTCGCCGAAAACCCTGGTGCCGGTCACGGCTTGTGCTGTGGGAACATAGCCCATCGCAATCGGGGCACCGACTGTAGGCCCAAAACCGCCAGATGTGATCATTCCGATGGGTATCTCATCATCGACTTGGGCAAACAGTGGCACACCCTCACGCATCGGCGCACGGCCCTCAGGCAGCAAGCCAACCCGCTTGCGCGCAGCACCATTGCCGAGTTCAGCCAAAATGACATCTGCACCGGGAAAGCCACCCGCACGGTCGCCGCCATTGCGCCGGACCTTTTGGATTGCCCAGCCAAGTCCCGCCTGAACAGGCGTCGTATCTGTATCAATATCGTGGCCGTAAAGACAAAGTCCTGCCTCCAAACGCAGGCTGTCTCGTGCGCCCAAACCAATCGGTGCAACATCCGGGTGGGCAAGCAAGTCTCGCGCAAACGCTTCGGCCTGCGCAGAAGGCACAGATATCTCATAGCCGTCTTCGCCGGTATATCCTGACCGCGACACCCAGCACTCAACCCCCGCAAGCGACAGGGACGCGACATCCATAAACCGCATGCTGCCGGCTTTTGCATTCAGCGTGGACAAGACGGTCTCGGCGGCAGGTCCCTGAAGCGCCAGCAGCGCACGATCGGTGATCTCAGTGACGGCAACCCCGCTCAAACGAGCCTTCAGATAAGCGATATCATTGGCCTTGCAGCCCGCATTGACGACCAGAAAGATATGATCGCCACGGTTGGATATCATCAGATCATCCTGGATACCGCCTGCGTCATTCGTGAAAAACCCGTAGCGTTGCCGATCCGGCTCAAGCCCGAGAATATCAACCGGGATCAACGTCTCCAGCGCGGTTGCCGCTGTTATATAATCGGCACCCTCGACCCTCACCTGCCCCATATGGCTGACATCAAACAGGCCCGCTTTGCTGCGGGTGTGCAAATGCTCGTGCAAGACACCACTCGGGTACTGAACCGGCATGGCATAGCCCGCAAAGCTGACCATCTTGGCGCCAAGTTCAACGTGAAGTGCATGTAGCGGAGTATGGAAAAGTTCGTTCATCGGAGGCCCCTACTGACAACGAGGCGTCCGGATATTACAGATATCCTGAAGCACCACTTTTGTTCGAAAGCAAATGCTTTCTCGCGTGATGCCCCCTCTGTACCTTGGCCTGAGATTGCTATCCCTTCGGCGGGCACGATCTACGTACCACTCTCCAGAGTCTTCGTATCGGCGTCGGTCCTTTTGCCTGAGAGTTTCCGGGGCGGTTGCTCCTTCGGCACCAACTTAGTTGGTTCTCCCGACGTCGATTTGAGGGATAATCGCGCTTTAAGCGTAGGTACGCAAGAGGTTTTTTTATCGATGACAGGGCACTTTTTCGAGCGTTCCTACGCCCTTTTAGACCGCCTGCGCGACTAGTGCTCGGCATCACATTGACCCGCGCCGGGTTTTCCGGAGGCTGATCTTTCTTAGGTATGCGGCTTTTACAAATGGCGCCCCAAGCACAACGGGATAAAAGAGGCTCATGCGAAAACCAAATAACTGTCGCTGAATGAGACGGACGAAAATGCGCCGCTGGCAGCAAAAAAACCAAAGCAACAATGAATCTCAGACTTCGTATCGGGCAGCCTGCGACACGCCCATGATCTCATCGCTGCGTGGCGGCGGGCTGACACCACCCACCAGCGCCCATACGCCAGTCTCGCGGGCCTGACACAGTAGAATATGATGACAGGTCAAATATGGCGTTTTATCCCATGGTTTGATGGTGACGTCCTTTCTCAGGAATGGACGGAAGCATTATGGGACAAATTCGTCATGGGAGCACCACGACCACGCACACAGTCACTCCGCTGGAGCTGCGGCCTTCATCTCCTCTTCAAGCGCTTGTGCGGTTGACGCCCGCGAGGTGGTCAAGCCAGCCACAAGCGCATAAGCGGCAGGCGTCAGAAACAACGTGAACACCGCAGCCAGACCCAATCCACCGACGATGACCCAACCAATTGCGGCACGCGCCTCCGCCCCCGGTCCACTGCCCAAAATCAACGGCAGGCCGGACATAACCGTGCAGATCAATGTCATCGAAATCGGGCGCAGGCGGGCCTTGGCCGCATTGAGGGCGGCATCCGTCGCGGATTGGCCCTGATCGCGCAATTGGTTGGCAAACTCGACCAGCAGAATACCGTTTTTGGCCATTACCCCTATAAGCATGAGCACGCCAATCTGACTGTAGATATTGATCGTGGTTCCCGTCAGAAGCATCGCGTAGATTGCAGCGCAGACGCCAAAGGGCACAGTGATCATGACGACCAGCGCGCTCGAAAAGCTCTCAAACTGTGCCAGAAGCACAAGAAAAACGACCAACAAAGCGATGATATAGGTCGCGGTCAGCGCCGAGGACGTCTCGTCCAGTGAGGCTGCTTCTCCCAGAAAGATCAGGCCGATACCGTCGGGCAGTGTTTCCTGCGCCAGCGCGCGCACATCCTCGATCACTTCGCGCAGGGTGACTTCGGCTCCAATCGACGCATCCACTTCGATGGCGCGGCGTTGGGCATGGCGGTCAAGCTCGGCTGCAACCCCCTTTTCCTCCAGCGTAACAATCTGGCTCAGCGGGATCAGCTCTCCCACATCAGAGCGCACATAGAGGCTCATGAGATCAACGGGATCACGCACCGATCCTGCGGCGGATTGCAATATCACCGGGATGGCCTGATCGTTGATGGTCAGCTCGGCAATCTCATCCTCGTCAATCAGGGCGCGCAGCGTCGTCGAAAGGGTCGACATCGGCACCGACAGGTCCGACGCGCGAGCGCGGTCTACGGTGATGCTCAGCTGCGGTTGTGTTGCCTGATACTGCACACGCACACCCGACAGCCCCTCGACACTCGCGAGCGCACGGGCGAAATCATCGGCAGCAGCGGCAATCTCAGGGTAACTCGCCCCCGTCAACGCGATGCTCAGACCTCCGCCTGATCCGCCGCGCAGGCCGAGACTATTGCCGCTGCGGATGCGGCTCTGCGCGCCCGGAATCATCGTGAGTTGGTCGTCAATCTCGGCCTGAATATCGGCCTGAGACACGGTGCGCTCGCCCCATGGGATCAGGCGCATGCCGATGGCGCCGCGGTTGAGATCGTAGCGCCCCGTTATGGAATAAAGCCCCTGTGCAATCCCCTGATCGACGTAGGGGCGCAAGATATCTTCGACCTGAATGACCTGCCGGTCGGTGTAATCAAGGCTGGTGCCATCCGGCCCCTGTATCCAGACCGAGATCAGGCCCCGATCCTCGGGCGGCACCAGCTCTTCGCCCAGATCATCATACACAAGGGCCGCACCCCCTGCGAGCAGGCTGGCGGCGACAATCGTGATCAGCGGCGCGCGGATCATCGGGCGCACCATGGCCGAATAGAGCGCTGAAAGGCCCGCGCCGATCCCATGAAACAGCGCGTTATTCTTGCCCAGCGGATCACCAAGAGAGGCGAGCATCGGGCAGACTGTGAGGGCCACGAAGGATGAAATCATGACCGTAATCGCAAGCGCAAAACCGAATTCGGTGAAAAGACGCCCCGCATCACCAGGCAGGAACGAGATTGGCACAAACACAGCGATCAACGTTATGGTCGTGGCGATAACGGCAAAGAAGACCTGCGACGATCCGACAACCGCCGCTGCCTTTGGCCCCATGCCTTCTTGCCTGCGCCGCTGGATATTTTCGGTCACGACAATGGCATCATCCACGACCAGACCCGTGGCCAAAACCATCGCCAGAAGCGTGATCAGGTTGATCGAAAACCCCATCAGCCAAATGGCCGCGATGGAGCCGACAAGGGCGATGGGGATGGTGATGGCAGGGATCAATGTGGCGCTCAGCCGGCCAAAAAAGAGCCACATGACCGCGATCACAATCACCAAAGCCAAAGCCAGCGTTTTCATCACCTCCACGATGGAGCCTTTGATAAACACCGCCGCATCATTGGTCACCTGAAACCCCAAATCAGGAAAGCGCAGTTTCAGCCCTGCAATCGCTTCGTTCATCTGATCCGATATGCGCACCGTGTTCGATTGCGCCTGCCGCACGATCCCGAGGCTGACGATCATGCGCCCGTCAAGCCGCGCAACACTCTGCGGCGAGGCCAGCCCGAAATAGACCGCTGCGACATCGCCCAAACGGACGTTGTCGCGCAGCTTCAGATCCTCAATCCGCTCAGGGTCAGAGACGGTCGCATCCGCGCGCACCAACACCTCCAGTGCGCCAGCACCAAAGCTGCCGACAGGCACGTCAAATTGCGCCGCACGCAGAACATCCGCCACTTCGCCAATCGAAAGCTCGAACGCGGCAAGACGGCCCGGCTGCACCTCGACCCGCAAAACACGTGACCGGTCGCCGAAGAGGACCACTTCGGCCACACCGTCCACGGCGGTGAATTCCGTGGCTATCGCGTCCTCGACCAGTTGGGTCAGCTCGTCGATGGGGCGGGTATCGCTCCAGACGGCGATATCAACGATGGGATCGGCATCTTGCTCAGACTTCACCACAAAGAGGTCAGTGACACCGCTGGGCAGGCGGTTTTCAATGCGCGAGACGGCCTCGCGGACATCATTGGACGCGTTTGCCAGATCAACGCCGGGGCTAAACTCAACCCGCATGCGAAAATTGCCTTCCTCGGAGGAGGTCCGCACAGAGCGCACGCCCGCCACGCGCGCAACCGCCCCTTCGACAAGCGAGGCAACCTCGGCATCGACCGTCGTGGGCGAGGCACCGGGGTAATTGGCGCGCACCGAGACAATGGGGCGGTCCACATCGGGCAATTCGCGCACCTCGATCCCCCAGAGCGCGCCGATACCTGCGATCATGATCATCAGGCTCATCACAGCTGCGAGATACGGGCGGCGCACGCTGAGCGCGCTGATCCCCTGCCCGCCAATCATCATGAGCTTGTTCCCTCAGGCGCGTTCAGCACCACGACCGCCGCACCGGGGCGTAACCTTTGGGTGCCCTCGACGACAATCCTGTCGCCCTCGCTCAATGGCCCATCGACAATCACATTGCCGCCGCGGCGCCGGACAAGACGCACCTCAACCCTTTCCACCACATCGTCCACCACGCGCCAGACATGCAGCGTGCCATCGGCAAATTGCAGCGCCAATTCCGGAACCCCCGGGAACATCTGCCCCGGCAGATCCAGCGTTAGGGAGAAAGACGCACCCGGGCGCAGCAAGTCCGCGTCGTTGTTGATGGCGGCACGCACCCGCGCCGTGCGCGTGGCCGCGTTGATCCGGCTGTCGATCACGGCGATTTCGCCGTCGAATGCGCGCCCTTCCGCCGATGGCGTGCTGGCCTTCAACGGTAGCCCAAGCGAAACGCGGCCCAAGAGGGCTTCGGGGAGGTCAAACTCGACCAATATAACGCTGCGATCATCAAAGCTGGCTACGGGATCATCCACCGCGATCCTGTCGCCCACTTCGACAG
The nucleotide sequence above comes from Roseovarius carneus. Encoded proteins:
- the gcvH gene encoding glycine cleavage system protein GcvH, coding for MKYTEEHEWLRPEADVIVVGITAHATTQLGDIVFVELPEVGTKVAKNEEVVVIESVKAASDILAPIDGEIVEVNTDLADTPALANEDATGAGWFFKIRPSDVSQIDGLMDEAAYNAFIA
- the gcvT gene encoding glycine cleavage system aminomethyltransferase GcvT, which produces MNELFHTPLHALHVELGAKMVSFAGYAMPVQYPSGVLHEHLHTRSKAGLFDVSHMGQVRVEGADYITAATALETLIPVDILGLEPDRQRYGFFTNDAGGIQDDLMISNRGDHIFLVVNAGCKANDIAYLKARLSGVAVTEITDRALLALQGPAAETVLSTLNAKAGSMRFMDVASLSLAGVECWVSRSGYTGEDGYEISVPSAQAEAFARDLLAHPDVAPIGLGARDSLRLEAGLCLYGHDIDTDTTPVQAGLGWAIQKVRRNGGDRAGGFPGADVILAELGNGAARKRVGLLPEGRAPMREGVPLFAQVDDEIPIGMITSGGFGPTVGAPIAMGYVPTAQAVTGTRVFGELRGKRLPLTITSLPFTPANFKR
- a CDS encoding efflux RND transporter permease subunit; amino-acid sequence: MMIGGQGISALSVRRPYLAAVMSLMIMIAGIGALWGIEVRELPDVDRPIVSVRANYPGASPTTVDAEVASLVEGAVARVAGVRSVRTSSEEGNFRMRVEFSPGVDLANASNDVREAVSRIENRLPSGVTDLFVVKSEQDADPIVDIAVWSDTRPIDELTQLVEDAIATEFTAVDGVAEVVLFGDRSRVLRVEVQPGRLAAFELSIGEVADVLRAAQFDVPVGSFGAGALEVLVRADATVSDPERIEDLKLRDNVRLGDVAAVYFGLASPQSVARLDGRMIVSLGIVRQAQSNTVRISDQMNEAIAGLKLRFPDLGFQVTNDAAVFIKGSIVEVMKTLALALVIVIAVMWLFFGRLSATLIPAITIPIALVGSIAAIWLMGFSINLITLLAMVLATGLVVDDAIVVTENIQRRRQEGMGPKAAAVVGSSQVFFAVIATTITLIAVFVPISFLPGDAGRLFTEFGFALAITVMISSFVALTVCPMLASLGDPLGKNNALFHGIGAGLSALYSAMVRPMIRAPLITIVAASLLAGGAALVYDDLGEELVPPEDRGLISVWIQGPDGTSLDYTDRQVIQVEDILRPYVDQGIAQGLYSITGRYDLNRGAIGMRLIPWGERTVSQADIQAEIDDQLTMIPGAQSRIRSGNSLGLRGGSGGGLSIALTGASYPEIAAAADDFARALASVEGLSGVRVQYQATQPQLSITVDRARASDLSVPMSTLSTTLRALIDEDEIAELTINDQAIPVILQSAAGSVRDPVDLMSLYVRSDVGELIPLSQIVTLEEKGVAAELDRHAQRRAIEVDASIGAEVTLREVIEDVRALAQETLPDGIGLIFLGEAASLDETSSALTATYIIALLVVFLVLLAQFESFSSALVVMITVPFGVCAAIYAMLLTGTTINIYSQIGVLMLIGVMAKNGILLVEFANQLRDQGQSATDAALNAAKARLRPISMTLICTVMSGLPLILGSGPGAEARAAIGWVIVGGLGLAAVFTLFLTPAAYALVAGLTTSRASTAQALEEEMKAAAPAE
- the gcvP gene encoding aminomethyl-transferring glycine dehydrogenase encodes the protein MTFTPTDYLPYDFANRRHIGPSPHEMAEMLKVVEADDLEALISDTLPAKIRQAKPLDFGKPMSERELLHHMKATASKNKVLTSLIGQGYHGTVTPPAIQRNIFENPAWYTAYTPYQPEISQGRLEALLNFQTMVSDLTGLEIANASLLDEATACAEAMTMAQRVAKTKVKGFFIDENCHPQNIAVMKTRAAPLGIEIVIGKPDDMDAATVFGAIFQYPGSYGHLRDFTPLIAKLHEAHAIGIVAADPLSLTLLKEPGAMGADIAVGSTQRFGVPVGYGGPHAAYMATKQNYARSMPGRLVGVSIDSHGNRAYRLSLQTREQHIRREKATSNVCTAQALLAVMAGFYAVFHGPEGLKAIAQRIHRKTARLAEGIKSAGFDVRPATFFDTITVEVGPLQAAVLKSAVDEGINLRAVGTTQVGITLDERTRAETIEAVWRAFGIDREDKDYTPHYHVPENLIRTSEYLTHPVFHMNRAETEMMRYMRRLADRDLALDRAMIPLGSCTMKLNSAAEMMPVSWDEFSLLHPYIPRDQAVGYIEMIDDLSAKLCDVTGYDAISMQPNSGAQGEYAGLLSIAGYHRANGQGHRNICLIPMSAHGTNPASAHMVGWQVVPVKSALNGDIDVDDFRAKAQMHADNLAGCMITYPSTHGVFEETVIDICKIVHDHGGQVYIDGANMNAMVGLSRPGDLGGDVSHLNLHKTFCIPHGGGGPGMGPIGVKTHLIPHLPGDPTSGEGAVSAAAFGSPSLLPISWAYCLMMGGEGLTQATRVAILNANYIAKRLEGAFDVLYKGPTGRVAHECIIDTRPFAETAHVTVDDIAKRLIDCGFHAPTMSWPVAGTLMIEPTESETKAELDRFCDAMLAIRAEIADIENGSVDAENSPLKNAPHTMEDLVKDWDRPYSRETACFPPGAFRIDKYWPSVNRVDNVWGDRNLTCTCPPMEDYLDTEN